A section of the Oncorhynchus nerka isolate Pitt River linkage group LG3, Oner_Uvic_2.0, whole genome shotgun sequence genome encodes:
- the LOC115114363 gene encoding carcinoembryonic antigen-related cell adhesion molecule 20-like — protein MDYTLFTAAIVFLTSGLCVGQNVLPPGPLTGAIGGRVKFTTTLSPPAKPFVSVSWTFNRVNIITSTTANITNADYKDRISLDRTTGSLELWNLGLRDQGEYRVSIIPDRALELQGATTLDVYVLLSAATITSPPATLIAVISSTNLTCEAAGNISSIQWIKDGLPLSPSNNITFSAGNRTVYLSPVQDIDNGEYECLVSNPVSNRTASHNLTVNFGPQNISVYGPSAASTGYRVTLSCSADSIPPATFTWMFNRTETGVNNTLYVIERMEALHIGNYTCTATNNLTGLKDSVVYKLRGSSAAPIWSFALMVTSVMAAGLLKL, from the exons ATGGACTATACACTTTTCACAGCAGCCATTGTGTTTCTAACATCAG GTCTGTGTGTAGGTCAGAATGTGTTACCACCAGGACCATTGACTGGAGCCATAGGAGGGAGAGTGAAGTTCACCACAACCCTCAGTCCACCAGCCAAACCTTTTGTCTCAGTGAGCTGGACCTTCAACAGGgtcaacatcatcacctccactacGGCCAACATAACTAATGCTGACTACAAAGACCGGATCAGTCTGGACAGAACCACTGGCTCTCTGGAGCTGTGGAACCTGGGCCTGAGGGACCAAGGGGAATACAGAGTCAGCATCATACCAGACAGGGCTCTGGAGCTACAAGGAGCTACCACTCTGGATGTCTATG TGTTGCTATCTGCTGCCACCATcaccagtcccccagccaccctgATAGCTGTCATAAGCTCCACCAACCTGACTTGTGAGGCTGCTGGCAACATCAGCTCCATACAGTGGATCAAAGAtggcctccctctgtctcccagcaacaATATCACCTTCTCTGCAGGCAACAGGACAGTCTATCTCAGTCCTGTTCAGGACATTGACAACGGGGAATATGAGTGTTTAGTCAGCAACCCTGTCAGCAACCGGACAGCATCCCACAACCTGACCGTCAACT TTGGACCCCAGAACATTTCAGTATAtggaccatcagcagcatcaacaGGATACAGGGTAACTCTGAGCTGTTCGGCTGACTCTATCCCTCCTGCTACATTCACCTGGATGTtcaacaggacagagacaggtgtTAACAACACCCTGTACGtcatagagaggatggaggcgCTACACATTGGGAACTACACCTGCACTGCCACCAATAACCTCACCGGACTGAAAGACTCTGTTGTCTACAAGCTGAGAG GCTCCTCTGCTGCCCCCATTTGGTCATTTGCTTTGATGGTGACCAGTGTCATGGCAGCAGGACTGCTGAAACTGTAG